A window of the Mucilaginibacter sp. cycad4 genome harbors these coding sequences:
- a CDS encoding rhomboid family intramembrane serine protease, which yields MNGYNQSPFANLTPVVKNLLIINIICFLPFVLFGQFYDAKIVPLLGGFYFNSPYFKLWQIITYMFLHGGWGHIFFNMFALFSFGPIVEYAIGPKRFLKLYFLCGVGAILFQILVQAIEVHSMIGRFTIDHPSLQSSYLEYGANAQKLFDIYGTPIVGASGAIFGLLIAFGMLFPNLELMILFIPVPIKAKYIIPVYVVIELFLGVKQFSGDSVAHFAHLGGALIGFLLVKIWRLQRPNNFY from the coding sequence ATGAACGGATACAATCAATCGCCTTTTGCTAACCTGACACCTGTTGTTAAAAACCTCCTGATTATAAATATAATATGCTTTTTGCCATTTGTACTGTTCGGGCAATTTTATGATGCTAAAATAGTGCCGCTGTTAGGCGGCTTTTATTTTAATTCACCTTATTTCAAGCTATGGCAAATCATTACTTACATGTTCCTGCATGGGGGGTGGGGCCATATTTTCTTCAACATGTTCGCTTTATTTTCTTTTGGCCCTATTGTAGAATATGCTATCGGCCCTAAACGGTTTCTCAAATTGTATTTTTTGTGTGGTGTAGGCGCCATCCTATTTCAAATATTAGTGCAGGCAATAGAAGTACACAGTATGATAGGCCGGTTTACCATTGATCATCCGTCCCTCCAGTCATCTTATTTGGAATATGGTGCAAATGCGCAAAAACTTTTTGATATTTATGGTACACCTATAGTTGGTGCTTCCGGAGCGATATTTGGTTTGCTTATAGCCTTTGGCATGCTGTTTCCAAACCTCGAACTGATGATATTGTTTATCCCTGTTCCTATCAAGGCGAAATATATTATACCTGTATATGTAGTGATAGAATTGTTTTTAGGGGTTAAACAATTTTCGGGTGATTCGGTGGCGCATTTTGCACACCTTGGCGGAGCGCTTATCGGATTTTTATTGGTTAAAATTTGGAGACTACAACGACCAAACAATTTTTATTAA